Part of the Tepiditoga spiralis genome, AAAATTTTAAATGAAAGTAAAAATGCTTTTATAGGTTTTGATCCAAATTATAGAAAAATATTAGATAAAACAAATAAAAGCATAATAGATATATTAAAAACAATACTTCCAAAGGTTAATATAATAAAACCATCAGAAGATGATGCTGAAAGTATATTTGGGAAAATGAATACCAAAGATTATATAAAAAAGTTTCATGAACTTGGAGCAAAAAATATTATTTTAACTCTTGGAAAAGATGGATATATAATTTCTAATGGTAAGAAAGAGAAAAAATATACTTCTTATGCAAAAGAAGTTATTGATACAACGGGAGCGGGAGATGCTTTTTGGTCTGGTTTTTATATTGGTATATTAAACAATTTAAATATTTTTGAAGCTTCAAAATTAGGGAATGCTTTTTCAGCTGAAAAAATAAAAAAAGTTGGAGCAGTAATTGATTTGAAAAGTTATAAAGAAATAGCAAAAGAATATGAGATAGGAGGGATTTTATGAGAGTGGCATTTTTAAACCCACAAGGAAATTTTGATGAAAAAGATTCTCATTTAACAGAACATTCGGATTTTGGTGGACAATTAATTTATGTAAAAGAAGTGGCAATGGCTTTATCAAAGATGGGAATTGATGTTGATATAATAACAAGAAAGATTGAAGATGAAGAATGGCCTGAATTTTCTAAATCTATTGATAGATATGAAGGATATAATAAATTAAGAATTATAAGATTGCCTTTTGGTGGAAAAAAGTTTTTAAATAAGGAACAGCTTTGGGATTATATTCCACAATATGTAGATGAAATAATAAAATTTTATGGAAATAAAATGCCAGATTTTTTTACAGCTCATTATGGTGATGGTGGATATGCTGGTGTATTATTAAAACAAAAAACAGGAATAAATTTTTCTTTCACTGGACATTCACTTGGAGCTCAAAAATTAGAAAAATTGGGTATGAATATGAAAAATTTTGAAACTATGGATAAAAAATATCATTTTTCAAAAAGAATTTCTGCTGAAAGATATAGTATGAAATATGCTTCTAAAATAATTACTTCAACAAATCAAGAAAGATCTGAACAGTATTCACATTATTTATATAGAGATAGTATAAATGTGGAAGATAAAAAGTTTAAAATAATTCCTCCGGGAGTAAATTTAAAAATTTTTAATACTGAATTAGAAAGTTTAAATTTAAAATTAAAGGATAAAAAACCTCATATAATTCTTTCAAGCAGATTAGATGAAAAGAAAAATCATTTAAATGTTGTAAAGGCTTATGCGAGTTCAAAAAAATTGCAAGATCTTTCTAATTTATCAATTTTTTTAAGAAATATAGAAAATCCATATGATTTAAAAAATATTTCAGAAAAGGAGAGAAATATTCTTGAACCAATTATAAGTATAATTAGGGAAAATAATATAGAAGATAAAGTTTTTTTCTTTGATCTTAAATCTCAAAAAGATTTAGCTGGAGCTTATAGATACTTTGCACAATTGAATTCTGTTTTTTCTTTAACAGCATTTTATGAACCATTTGGGTTGGCTCCAATAGAAGCCGCAGCTTGTGGTTTAGCTATTGTTGCAACTAAAAATGGTGGGCCTTCAGAAATATTTGAAGATGGTTCAGGTGTTTTAGTTGATCCGTTTGATGTTGAAGATATTAAAATAGGTTTATTAAATGGTATAAAAAATGCAGAAAAATATAAAGAACTTGGTAGAAAGAGAGTATTAGAAAATTATACGTGGGAGAAAACAGCAAAAAATTATCTTATAGCTATTGAAGAAGGCATGAAAGAAAATATAAATATAAATGATCAACTTGAGCTTAATTCATATAGTTTAATAAAAAGTTTTTTAAAATTAAAAATGGAGGAAAATAATGAATAAGATAAAAGACCTTTGGAAAGGTATTTATCAGAGTATAGATGGATTTGATGAATTAGAAAATTTTCTTAATAATGAAAAAAAGAAAAAAATAAAACCAATAATTTGGGATGAAAACTTAGTCATGTACTCATTATATGTTGATTTATTTTCAAAAGATTTTAATGGAATGATAGAAAAATTAAATTATTTTGAAGAACTTGGAATAAATGTTCTTTGGATATTACCTATTTTAAGTTCTCCCATGAATGATCAAGGGTTTGATATATCTGATTTTAAATATATTAGAAAAGATTTAGGAGGAAATGAATCTTTTATAGAATTTATAAAAAAAGCTCACGAGAAAAATATAAAGATTATTTTTGATGTAGCAATAAATCATACTTCTATAGAACATTATTGGTTTAAAGAAGCAAGAAAATCAAAAACTTCAAAATACAGAAATTATTATATCTGGAATTCTAATACAAACAAGTATACCAAAGCAAGATTGTTATTTGAAGGTATGGAAAGTAGTAATTGGACTTATAATGAGAATACAAAAGATTATTATTTTCATAGATTTTATAAGTTTCAACCAGATTTAAATTATAAAAATCCTAAAGTTTTAATAGAAATGATAAAAAATTTAATGTATTGGAGAGAAAAAGGTGTTGATGGATTTAGAATGGATGCGGCACCATTTTTATGGAAAGAAGAAGGAACTTTATGTGAAAACCTTCCTCAAACTCATGAAATTTTAAAAATATTTAGAAGATCATTTGATTATGTAACTGAAGGGACAAAATTTATAGCTGAAGCAAACCTTGAACCTAAAAGTGTTATAGAATACTTTGGGGATGGTGATGAATGTAATATGGCTTATAATTTTCCATTAATGCCAAAATTTTATTTAGCTATAAAAGAGTCAAATGGAAATTATATAATTGATTCTTTAAAAGAACTTCCAAATATACCTAAAGGTTGTAAATGGCTGAATTTTTTAAGGTGTCATGATGAATTAACTCTTGAATTTTCTTCGGAGTTAGAAAGGAAAAAAATGAATAAGTATTTTTTAAAAGAAGATCTTTGGAAGTTTAGAAAGGGTTTGGGTATTGCAGGAAGAATATATAATATGTTTGATGGAGATGTAAAAAAAATACTACTTATTCATTCATTAATGTTTTCTATTGATGGAGTTCCTATTATTTATTATGGTGATGAAATAGGTCAAGAAAATGATTTAGATTTTTATAATAAAATGCAAAATAAAACAGGATATGCGGATGCAAGATACTTGAATAGAGGAATGTTGAATACTGAAAAATTAAATTTATTGAAAGATAAAGAAAGTGATAGTTATAAAATATTTAATGGAATAAAAAATTTAATAAAATTAAAAAAATATTCAGATGTAGTTTTAAGGTATAATTTTAAAGATGGAGTCTTTATTTCAGAAATGAATAATATTATATCATACAATAATCTTACAAATAAAAAGGTTAGTATAAATGGTATTAAACTTAATGAATATGAGTATAGATGGATAAAAAAATAATAAAAAAAACAATAATTTTGAAATGTACCCGAAGTAAGTATTGGGTAAAAAAGAGGAAAAAGAGAAAAACAAAAAAATAAGAATGTAAAAAATGATTCCTGTATTAACAGGAGTCATTTTTTTAAATCACATTAAGGTTTAAAATAAATGTAAAAAATTCAAACTTTTGAAATTGATATTGTGTTAATAATAAAAAGTTAAAACGAAATGTTTATAAAAAATAAATATTTAATATAATTTCACAAACTTTTATAATGAAAATAATTAATAATAACATTAGAAAAAATATAAAGATTAAATTCACAAATATTATTAGTTAATATGAAATTAATAACATAAAAATGTAAAAGCAATGATATAAAATAAACAAATTATATTTCAGTTTAGTAAAAATGTTTGTTATTTTATAAAAATAGTTGATTTTTTTTTTTTTTTTTTTTTTTGATATAATTTTTATGTAAAAAAAGAAAAATGATTATTGAATTTATTGAATTAAAACGAATAAAAATTATAATATTGAAATATTTGTGTGCACAAATATAAATTGAAAAAGGAGGAGTTTGAATGTTTAAATTAGTAGGGACATTAGGAATTCCAAATTCTGTAGCAGGGCTTGTTGTTGGTATAATTTCTGGTGCAAGCTGGACATTTTTAATAATAAGTCTTGTAGCAGGACTTCTTGCAGGAGGAATAGGTGCTATTGCTACTGAAGGTGGAATGTCTGCATTTATTAATACTGTAAAAAATATAATTATGAGTAAAGGAAAAGCTGCTGCAATATCTTGGTAATAAAATCCCCCATAATATTTATTTAAATATTATGGGGATTTAAGGAGATTTTTTATGAATTTAGTAGAATTATTATTAATAAGATTAAAAAATAGAGTAAAAATACAATTTGTAAAAACATCTAAAATATTTAAGTTATTAGCAAAAAAAGGTTCTTTTTTTGCTTTTTTTATGATAATTTTATTTAAAATAATAATTTCAATATCTATGTCTTTATTTTTATATAAAACTTTTTATTATGAAACTCATAAAGTATATTGGACTTCATTCATTTTTTTAGGTTTATATTTTAATGCTATAGTATATGGAATGGTATCTTATAAAAGAACATATTTTCCTATAGATATATCTATTTTAAAAAGTTCACCATTGGAAGATAGAAACATTTATTTGTTTGTTTTAATAGAAGAATATGTTTGGCATTGTTTAAATTCAATAGAATTTTATTTGTCATCTTTTCTTTTTTTACTTTTTATTAATTTGCACCATTTATTATTTTTTACATATATTTTTATTTTAGGTTTATCAAGTTCTTTTTTTATTTTTGTTTTTTTTAATATTTTATATGGTAACTATAAAATTTCTCTTATAAAAAATCCAATAGGAATTTTTAGATTTATTTTATATGGTATAAATTCAGTTTTATTTTTTGAATTTGGTGTAATTTTAACAAAATTCATATATGTACCTACAATGCTATATAAAAAAATTTTATTTCCGAACAATAAGTTAAGTTTATCAGATAATACTCTTAAAATTCTTGAAAATTCTTTAATAAATGATTGGCTTAATCCAATTAAAGAATACTTTTTTTATTTATTTAATTCAACAATTGACATAAGTAAAGAATTCTACAATTTTATTTCATTGAGATATTTAATTTTTTTGATATTTGGAATAATATTGTTTTTTATGATAAAAATTTTTTCACCAAAATATAATAAAAATATTTTTATAAAGTCTGTAGAAATAAATAAAAAAGATTTTTTATTTATTTATGTATTAACATTAAAAAAAGTGAATTCAGTTTTTAATAATAAAAATTTTTTGGTTGAAAAAGAGTTAAATATAATAAAAAATAGTCGATGGCTTGTATCTCCTTCATTTTACTCTAAAATTATTGCAAATTATGACTTTTATTTTATGACAGGGGTTATTATAACAAATTTCAAATATATAAATAGTATTGGATATATTATAAGCTTAATATTATTGTTCAATGTATTACTGATTTTTAATCAAGTAACCGAATTAAGACGTGACCATTTGTTTATTTATACACTTTCATCAGAGAAAAGAAATATAAATTTAGTAAAACTTTCTGGTAATTCAATTGATATTGTTTATAAATCAAAATTAAATTTAATGAGATTAAACTTATTAGTTCCATCAATAATTACCTTTTTTATAAGTTTATACTTAACTATAGAAAAAATAAATTTTATGAATTATAATTTTTATTTATGTATTATTACTTCAATATTTACTTTAGTTTATATGATTTGGTTTGCTCCAATATCTGTACTATATATAGAACCGATGTTTTCAAGATTTGATTATAAAAATACAGAAGAGCTTATAGATAAAAGAATTGAAGAAAATATTTATGAAAAGATATTAAAAATCCCAAGATTAATTTTATTCACTCCAGTTTTATTAATTCTATATTTCAATGTGTTTTTTAATTATCTTGATAAAATTAAAAATTTTTTTCCATTTATTTTTTTAATTTATTTTGTTATAATAAGTGTAACCTTCAATTATTTTTTTAATTATATAAAAGAAAAAGGTATAAAAAAGGTAGATGGTGAAAATATTTATGTTTAATATTTTTAAAATTTAAAAAAATAAAATAAAAGTTCTTTATCTATGTTTTATTATTTATACTTTAGGTATAATTATAGGATTGTTTTCTAAAATAAATTATAATACAAATATTGATCCAAAAAAGCTTTTTATTATGGATGTATTTGTTCATAATATTTTTAATTTGAGTTTAATTTTAATATTTGGATTAATTACTTTTGGAATTGTTAGTAGTTTAATGCTTTTAATAAATGGAATATATTTTGGTGTTACCATACATTTTATTTTTTTAAAGTACAGTTTTTCACTTTTATTTAAAGGGACTTTTTTTCATTTATTTTTTGAATTGACTGCAATATTCATGACAACAGCTATATCTTTTTCTTTTTGGGATTTTTTTAAAAAAAAAGAAAAAGATAAGAAAGTTGTGTTATCAGAAATTATTATTGTTTTTTTGATATCAATTTTATTATTATTTATTTCTGCAATAATTGAGTGTAAAATTTCATCAGTTCTAGTGAGGAGTTGAAAAGTGTGTTACCAAAATTAGAAGTTGAAAATTTAAGTTTTTCATATGATAATAAAACTTTTATTTTAAAAAATATAAATTTAAAAGTATATCCAGGAGAATCAATTTGTATAAAAGGAGTTAATGGATGTGGAAAAACGACATTTCTAAAAATATTATCAGGATTAATAAATACAAAAAATATTATTAAATTCAATGGAAAAGAAATAAAAAATTTCAAAACATATAAAAAGAAAATTTCTTACATTCCAGATAAACCGTACTTATATGAAGAACTCACTGGAAAAGAAAATATAAATATGATAATGCATTTATGGAATGAAAACAAAAAAGAATATTTAAAAAAAATTTCTTTTTTATCAAATATGTTTGAAATACAAAAAGATTTGAATACTATAGTAAAAAATTATTCTTTAGGTATGAAAAGTAAATTATACTTAATTGCGATGCTTGCTAGAAATACAGAATTGATGCTTTTAGATGAACCTTTAACTACATTAGATATTAAAAGTAGAAAAAATATAGAAAATATTCTCTATAATAAGAAAAAGGAAGGTATGAGTATTATTTTTGTTTCACATATGAAAGAAATACAAAAAAATTTTTCTGATAGATTCTTTTATTTTGAAAATAAAATTTTGAGGGAGGAAAAAGAAAATGTTGAACTTTTTTAAAGAAAATAAAAAATATACTATTTTCTTTGTTATTTTAACCGTTATTTTTGCAGTGCTTTTTTTCATTATTAAAAATGATATTTATAGATTTTTGTCTTTTATTGTTTATTCTGTTGTTGGAACACTATCTTTTAAGTTTTTTTCAACAGCCAAAGCTATTAACACTGTTAAAAAGGGGGATATAAATGAAAACAAAAAATGATGGTTGTTTAACTTCTTTTCTTGTGTTTATAATAGTTATTTCTGGTATTGCTCTTCTTATTAATATAATATTTATTAATAATCCATCATTAAATTTATCTGTTTCGCATACATTAGTTATGAATAATTTAATTTTAACTTCTCTTCAAATAGTTGCAGCATTATTAATGCTTATGAGCGAAAAGATAGGCGTATATATGTATATATTTATAGGTATTACAAATGCAATTATAACTTTTATATTTGGAAAAAATTTAAAAATGACTTTAATATCTATTGCTTTTTTAATGATTCCGTATATCATATTATACTTTTTACTAAGAAGAAATAAAAAAATGAATAGTGCAAAAAATATTGATTAATGAGTAAAATGTTTTTTTTATTAATAAAAAAAGTAATCCAAGAATAAAATTGAAAAATGGGAAAGGAAGGAAACACACACTCTTTTTAAGTGATAAGATAATACATAGAAAATCCCTTTGAAGAGGAATGTTTAGTATGGTCGGAGAGAAGTTCTTTTTGTTATATAAATTTTGTTCAAAAAACATCCATTCAACAAATCCTCGTCCCCTCAAAGTGGCATTTTTTAACTTAAACATTATATTATAATATACTCCTCTTATAGAACTATTGTATTCCTTTTATGAAAAAATTATTGAAAAACTAAAAAATAGAATATATACATTAAATTTTATAATTTTTAATTAAATTATTTGGCTACTTGACATGGATCAGTTCATAATGATCCTTGTTTTTTTATGTAACTTTTAAATGAAAATTTTAAATTATGTGATTTTTCACATAATTATTTAAGAAATAATTAAGTAAAAAATGATATAATTAAATGATTTTTATTAAAGGAGGATTTATATGAAAAAAGTATTTAGTTTTTTTGTTATTTTTTTAGTTTCTCTAATGACTTTTTCTATTGGAATAAGTGATTTATTTATCGAAGCTCAAAAAACATTGGGTGATTATAAAATTTCAGTAATGGATTTTGAACTTGCCAATATGGATTTTGAAAGGTCAAAGATAGAATCAATTAATAAAAAAACAGAGTTAATGGGTAATTTAAATTATTTTAATGCAACTTCTTCTTATTTGAATTCTTTAAATAAATTTTATACGGATGTTAGTAATAGATTATTTAATGTAATTAATAGTGAATTATCTGTATCTATGAGTGAAGTTCAAAAAAACAATGCAGAGATTGATTATAAAAATAATAAAGCTTTGTTTGAAAAAGGATTGATAACAGAAGATACATTAACTCAATCAAAAATATCTTTAAATGATGTAGAGATAGATTTACAAAATAAAAATTTAAACTTTGAAAATGCAATGAATGATTTTACAGAAGCATCTTCTATGGATTATAAATCAATTGAAGTTAAATTGTATGATCCTAAAAAAATTTTTAAAACGGATGAAGAGTATTTAAGTAATAATTATTCTTTAAAAACAACAAAAATTTCCCTTGAAATAGCACAATATGACTTAGATAATCTTCCATCTAATGCTTCTGAATATGATAAAAAGAGCTATCAAATAAAGGTTGAAAAAAACAAAATAAACTTAAATAGTTTAAAAAATACATTAATAAAAACACATAAAAATACAAAAAATAGTATTACATCTACTTACAACACCTTAAATAACTTAAAAGAAAAAATGAAGTTAAAAGAAAATGATTTTATGGATGCTCAAAGTAGATACAATAAAGGGTTAATTTCTGAAAAGGAATTGAATACATCAAAAATATCTTTCTTAAGTTCAAAATCTTCTTATTATAATACTTTAAAGAATTATTATAATTTGATAATAAATTATATTTTAGATTTCAATGAAAAACCGGAGGAGGTTTTAAATTGAAAGTAAAATTAACTTTATTGATAATTTCTCTTTTAACAGTTTTATCTTTTTCTAACTTTAATGATTTATATTTAAGGAACTTAAACACTTCTACTTACTTAAAAAGTAAAGAATCATTAGATGTATCCATACTTTCTTTAAATAAAAAAGAAAACTTTTGGAGTCCTTATTTATCATTAAATACAGGATTTGGTGGAATATCTTTTGATAAAGATGGGCTAAATAAAATGAACTTTTCAATAAAAGCAAACTTTTTAGAACTTTATGGAAGTACAATTGGATTAACTCTTCCATTTTCAATAGATGCAAAAGATAATTGGAAGTTTGATTCTGATTTAAAAAACTTATCTTTAAGCTTTACACGTAGTTTGGCAAAAGAGCCAGAAGTTGAAATGTTGAATGCAAAATCAAATTATTATAATTCACTTTATTCTTTTAATAATTATAAAACATCTATTTTTATAAAAACTATAAAAGATATTTTTTCAAAATACTATATAATTAATAGTTTAAAGTTAAATAAAGAAGAACTTCAAATTCAAAAAAATAAATATAATTTTGAAACTGATGAAGATAAAAAGGAAAGTTTGAATATTCAAATTCTTCAAAGAGAGAAAATAATTAATTCTTATGAAGTTCAGCTTAAATCACTTTCTGAAATAGATGAATCTTTGTATGAAAGTACTAAAAAATATGTTGGAAATTTAGTTGAAAATTCAAAAGAATCAACAATAGTGAATAGATATGATTTAAAGGCTATAAAGTTATCAACAAAAGCAAAAGAACTTCAAAAAAATAATTGGTTCTTACCTTATTTACCAGATATGAGCATAAATATAAGTATTTCTGATATTAATAATTTTAACTGGAGTATAAGTATTTCATTTGATTATAGTATTTTTGATAGGGGTGAAAGATTAATAGCAATAAATTCAAGAAAAATAAATTCAAATGAATACTCTTATGAAGAAGCTTTAACTACAATAAATAATAATATAAATACCTTAAAAGATTCAATAATTAATTCTGAAATAGATATTCAAATTTCTAAAATAAATATAAAAAATGCTCTTGAAGATTATAATAATAAGAAAAAATTATCTGAAAAAGGATTTATATCTAAGGATGATTTTAATTTATTTAAAGTTGAATATGAATTGAAAAAATTAGATTTAGAAAAAGTTAATAATGATATGTTGATAAATAAATTAAATCTTTTAAAAGAATATGGGTACTTTCAAAATTCAGAGGTGATAAAAGTTGAAAAAATCGATTAAATGGTTAATTATAATAGTAACTTTAGTGGTATTAATATTTTTAATAATAAATGCCTTAAATATAAAAAAAGAATCTGGAAATGTGCAAACAGATAAAGTTTCTACAGCGCTAAATAATATTTCTGTTGAATACAAAGTAAAGAAAGACAATATAGGAGATTATATTGAAGTGAGTGGTAATGTAACTGCAGAAACAAGAAGAATAATTTCTGAGGTTTCTGGTGAGGTTATGGATGTTTATGTTGAAAATGGAGAAAAAATAAAGAAAGATCAAAAGATGGCTAAGTTTGAAGATATAGATTATAGAATAAATTATTTGAATAAATTGAATACTTATGAACTAGCTGTGAATGATGGAGAAAAAATAAAAGAAATAAAAAAATTACAATTAGATCAAGCAAAAAAAGACTTAGATAATACAATTTTAAAGTCTCCTGTTGAAGGAATTATAAGTAGTGTTAATATAAGTGTTGGAGAT contains:
- a CDS encoding carbohydrate kinase family protein; the encoded protein is MDIISCGEILIDMISKTYESSLRNVKDYEVHIGGSPSNIAINLSKQGFKSSIISKIGNDFFGRFIKENLEKNGVETSLLSVDENVNTDIVFVLKSKKSPDFYPYRSATLNMIDHNLPRTKIFHFSFWALSTEKNLKNTIKILNESKNAFIGFDPNYRKILDKTNKSIIDILKTILPKVNIIKPSEDDAESIFGKMNTKDYIKKFHELGAKNIILTLGKDGYIISNGKKEKKYTSYAKEVIDTTGAGDAFWSGFYIGILNNLNIFEASKLGNAFSAEKIKKVGAVIDLKSYKEIAKEYEIGGIL
- a CDS encoding glycosyltransferase, which codes for MRVAFLNPQGNFDEKDSHLTEHSDFGGQLIYVKEVAMALSKMGIDVDIITRKIEDEEWPEFSKSIDRYEGYNKLRIIRLPFGGKKFLNKEQLWDYIPQYVDEIIKFYGNKMPDFFTAHYGDGGYAGVLLKQKTGINFSFTGHSLGAQKLEKLGMNMKNFETMDKKYHFSKRISAERYSMKYASKIITSTNQERSEQYSHYLYRDSINVEDKKFKIIPPGVNLKIFNTELESLNLKLKDKKPHIILSSRLDEKKNHLNVVKAYASSKKLQDLSNLSIFLRNIENPYDLKNISEKERNILEPIISIIRENNIEDKVFFFDLKSQKDLAGAYRYFAQLNSVFSLTAFYEPFGLAPIEAAACGLAIVATKNGGPSEIFEDGSGVLVDPFDVEDIKIGLLNGIKNAEKYKELGRKRVLENYTWEKTAKNYLIAIEEGMKENININDQLELNSYSLIKSFLKLKMEENNE
- a CDS encoding alpha-amylase family glycosyl hydrolase, translated to MNKIKDLWKGIYQSIDGFDELENFLNNEKKKKIKPIIWDENLVMYSLYVDLFSKDFNGMIEKLNYFEELGINVLWILPILSSPMNDQGFDISDFKYIRKDLGGNESFIEFIKKAHEKNIKIIFDVAINHTSIEHYWFKEARKSKTSKYRNYYIWNSNTNKYTKARLLFEGMESSNWTYNENTKDYYFHRFYKFQPDLNYKNPKVLIEMIKNLMYWREKGVDGFRMDAAPFLWKEEGTLCENLPQTHEILKIFRRSFDYVTEGTKFIAEANLEPKSVIEYFGDGDECNMAYNFPLMPKFYLAIKESNGNYIIDSLKELPNIPKGCKWLNFLRCHDELTLEFSSELERKKMNKYFLKEDLWKFRKGLGIAGRIYNMFDGDVKKILLIHSLMFSIDGVPIIYYGDEIGQENDLDFYNKMQNKTGYADARYLNRGMLNTEKLNLLKDKESDSYKIFNGIKNLIKLKKYSDVVLRYNFKDGVFISEMNNIISYNNLTNKKVSINGIKLNEYEYRWIKK
- a CDS encoding uberolysin/carnocyclin family circular bacteriocin; this translates as MFKLVGTLGIPNSVAGLVVGIISGASWTFLIISLVAGLLAGGIGAIATEGGMSAFINTVKNIIMSKGKAAAISW
- a CDS encoding stage II sporulation protein M — translated: MYTLGIIIGLFSKINYNTNIDPKKLFIMDVFVHNIFNLSLILIFGLITFGIVSSLMLLINGIYFGVTIHFIFLKYSFSLLFKGTFFHLFFELTAIFMTTAISFSFWDFFKKKEKDKKVVLSEIIIVFLISILLLFISAIIECKISSVLVRS
- a CDS encoding ATP-binding cassette domain-containing protein — encoded protein: MLPKLEVENLSFSYDNKTFILKNINLKVYPGESICIKGVNGCGKTTFLKILSGLINTKNIIKFNGKEIKNFKTYKKKISYIPDKPYLYEELTGKENINMIMHLWNENKKEYLKKISFLSNMFEIQKDLNTIVKNYSLGMKSKLYLIAMLARNTELMLLDEPLTTLDIKSRKNIENILYNKKKEGMSIIFVSHMKEIQKNFSDRFFYFENKILREEKENVELF
- a CDS encoding TolC family protein, translated to MKKVFSFFVIFLVSLMTFSIGISDLFIEAQKTLGDYKISVMDFELANMDFERSKIESINKKTELMGNLNYFNATSSYLNSLNKFYTDVSNRLFNVINSELSVSMSEVQKNNAEIDYKNNKALFEKGLITEDTLTQSKISLNDVEIDLQNKNLNFENAMNDFTEASSMDYKSIEVKLYDPKKIFKTDEEYLSNNYSLKTTKISLEIAQYDLDNLPSNASEYDKKSYQIKVEKNKINLNSLKNTLIKTHKNTKNSITSTYNTLNNLKEKMKLKENDFMDAQSRYNKGLISEKELNTSKISFLSSKSSYYNTLKNYYNLIINYILDFNEKPEEVLN
- a CDS encoding TolC family protein, which translates into the protein MKVKLTLLIISLLTVLSFSNFNDLYLRNLNTSTYLKSKESLDVSILSLNKKENFWSPYLSLNTGFGGISFDKDGLNKMNFSIKANFLELYGSTIGLTLPFSIDAKDNWKFDSDLKNLSLSFTRSLAKEPEVEMLNAKSNYYNSLYSFNNYKTSIFIKTIKDIFSKYYIINSLKLNKEELQIQKNKYNFETDEDKKESLNIQILQREKIINSYEVQLKSLSEIDESLYESTKKYVGNLVENSKESTIVNRYDLKAIKLSTKAKELQKNNWFLPYLPDMSINISISDINNFNWSISISFDYSIFDRGERLIAINSRKINSNEYSYEEALTTINNNINTLKDSIINSEIDIQISKINIKNALEDYNNKKKLSEKGFISKDDFNLFKVEYELKKLDLEKVNNDMLINKLNLLKEYGYFQNSEVIKVEKID